CGTGGTCACGGGAATGGGCGTCTGGGGATCGCAGATGATGCAGCCCACAGTCACGTTGTTAATGTCCAGGGCGGGCAGGGTGACGGAGACCTGGTCGCCGGCGAAAACACTTGTCTGTGGGAAGTCGTTCATGGCCAGGGACTTGACCTGCGCCTGCTCCCGGCTGGCGCCCACCAGAACTTTGTCGTTCAGGCACAGCACTCCGGTTTCCACTCGACCCGAAATGCAGAATCCGGAGCCAGTGCCCTTGTAAATATCTGAGACAGACATGCGCAGCGGTCTGTCGATGGCTCTTTCGGGGATCTTAAAGTTCTCTATGACGTCCAGCAGATGCGGACCACTGTACCAGCTGGTCAGGGCGGATTCCTGGGCCTTCTTGGTGAGATTCTCGCCGGTCAGTCCGGAGCAGGGCGTGAAACTCACATCGGATTCCTTGAAGCCCGCCTGCTTGAGGAAGGACTTTAGCTTGGTCACAATCTCCGTGAAGCGCTCCTGCGACCAGCCGACCGTGTCCAGTTTGTTGATGATCACGCCCAGCTGGTTAACCCCAAGGGATCGCACGAGGATGGCATGTTCCCTGGTCTGCCCGCCAAGCTCGAAGCCGGATTCAAACTCGCCTCTGGTGGCATCCACAACCAGGAGAGCCACATCCGCCTGCGTGGCACCGGATATCATGTTCGGAATAAAGTCCTTGTGTCCCGGAGCATCTAGCAGTGTGACGATCTTTGTCTTGGTCTCGATGCGCGACTGGCCCACGTCCATGGTGATGCCGCGGGCGCGCTCCTCGCCCGTCTCGTCCAGCACCCAGGCGTACATGAAGCTCTGCTTGCCCAGCTTCTTGGACTCCTGCTCGTGCTTGTGCATCACGCGCTGCGAGACGTTCCCGGTGTCGTAGAGTAGATGGCCCATCAGTGTGCTCTTCCCGGCGTCCACATGTCCAATGACGATCATGTGAATGTGGCTCTTCTGGTCGGCTCGCTCCTTCTCGTACAGCTGACGGGCATTGCGCAGGGCCTGCTCCTTGGAGACCTTGAAGAGGGAGGCCGAGTTGCGAGAGATGTCGTCGCCACCAATGTCGACGGGAGTGTTCCTGCCCGAGACCGAGGGCGATGAGGGCACCTTCGGCGAGGGTATTTCGAAGCCTCGGCGCGGCTCCTTAAGGCTGATCTTGGGCGGCGGCGTGGGCGCCGTTTTGCTGGCCGACTTGGGCAGCACTGGAGccggagcaggagctggagcagcgGGTACCTTGATCCGATTTGCAGCGGGCTTGGCCGACGACTTCTTGGCAGTCTCTTCGTTTAGGATCTCGTCGAGGATCTTTTGCATGTCGTAGTCGAACTTCATGGAGGTCTCCACGATGCGGCGCTCGGAGACGGCGTCGCCCACTACGCTGCGCACCTCGTCCACGCAGGAGCTCAGCTTGGCCTGCTCGATCTCATCCAGCTGAGGCATCTGGAAGCTTTCGGAGTCGCGGCGCGCCTTCTCGAAGGCGgcatcctcgtcctcgtcgtcctcctcctcctggatGTCCTTGTTCTTGCTGATGAACGCCGAGATGCTCTGCTGGCCACGGGCACGATCGTAGAGCCACTGCTGGGCATCCGTGGGCGAGATGCTGAGGTGGTCGTCCTCCACCGAGTGGCCGTAGATGTCGTCGTACCCGTCGTACTCATCGTTGTAGTCCATGGTGCGCACTATCCTGTGGCGCGACATCTTGGAGGACTCTGTATTTCACAATTTACGGCAAAGGGTCagaatttcatcaaaatatttttgaggtGCGTGCAGGTGTGCCTGTCTTTTTGGTTGCTTGGTATTTTTCGGTATTTACAAGGAGTGAGTTGGAGGAGTCGATTCTTGCAAGTATCGATAAATTTATAAGCAGACGCTTTCGATATGTTTGGTTTGAAATTGAActcaaatgttttttgttttttaattacaccgaacaaatttttaaaaacgaaGGCAGAGTACGAATAATTCTGGGAGTAAAAATATGTAGAATAAtataaaaccttttaaaatgaGTGCCTAATTGGTTTGCTATTGTTAGCAGAAGTATTAAATGACTAGAATTGTGCTAgctttcttaaaatatcattgcCTAATTTTTAGCATTTACCAGaatttatttctaattttatCGATTGAAAATTCGGAGCAGTGCGAATGAAGTAAAAAGAGACGATGTCTGAACAGCCTATTATGGTAATTACTGCGAACGGCCTGCGTGCCACCCCCGCAAGGCATTTAGCCACCCCCGCTAAACGGTCACACTGCAATCTGAGAAATTTGTCTTTTGTGTCGCGTTTTATGTGAGAAGAAAAACACTTTTGCAACGATTACGGGCAGCGAAAACGAGTGCAAAACACTGCGAGCACGGAGTGCGCGACCATGCAGGCGGGGCAGCACTAAGTCCGAGCCGCATTTACCCCGATCTCGGCCGTATTTCGGAGCCAACGTTGGCAGCCCGTATCCGAATCTGAATCTCGATCGCAGTCtcgtttattattaaacaacGGGCAGCAGGAAAAGCAGGGGAAGGGGAACGAGAACGAGCGCACAGGGACTCCAAACCGAAATCCCAGCCAGCAAGCATGTACAACAACGGGGCCAGGGGCTTCTCCATACACGACGCCTTCGAGGAGGAGACCGACGAGGCGATACGCGTCTATGGCTCCACCGTGATATCCACGCCCATGAGGGGCGGCAAGCAAGGTCGCTCCACCGAAGACGTCTCCATACGGATTCAGGATCCCAAGTGAGTGGGCGCAGATCGGCTGGAAACAGGTCTTCGGTCTGCCTGCGTGGGCACACCGCCGATTAGTGGCACCATTTTCCCAGCTTTGTGCCAAACAAGGAGCTCTGCGATTCCggttattgttattgtgcCTTTGTGTTCATAATACACACCGCATACAGCTGGGCATCTGGTGTTCTATGATGCGGTGGTGCCCACTTCCCTATTCCCGCCGGAAGCAGCTGAACAAGTTGGCCCAAGTGGCGCGTGCGTGATGGATAGCTCAGTCTGCGCCACCTATGCCTTCTGGCACAGCCATTCCATTAGCCATGCATGGCGTGTCGCAGCCACAGAAACGACTTGTAATTATGGGGATTATAAATGCAGACGTCCAGCCTAATTTGGCATTCAATTGTAAAAATCATTGCGCATAAATTTCGTCATAAGGGTTTCTGGCTTGCTTCTCGAGGGGATCTAGTGGTGACGGAGacggcggaggcggaggaggaggagctggcctTCGCCTGCGGTCAGCTGGAACCAGTTAGCGAGCCCAGCAAGCCAACCGTTTGCACTTGTCGGGCTTCTCTTGCCAATATAACCGAGTGGTAAACGCAAAATTGATTGCGTCTCGCTTTTGGCGGCAATCCAACCGCGCGATAACCCCTCCGAATGGTTGATAAGGGTCCTAAAGTCCAATAATTGACAAAGCGAACAAGCCGACTTAAGCGCAAGTCAATTATTTGACAGGCATTTAGACTTTTAACGCGACTAGATATCGCTAAATCTGGCAAAGTCATCGTACTACCGCGATAAACCACAAAACCTGTTTCGGAAGAAGCCAAATAATTAGGGTATTCACTAGACCAACGAAAGATCATCTTTTGAGCCGCCAGAAAACAGGGTATAAAGTCTGATTACCATTAGTATGGTGTTTAGTCTATTCAAACAGTATGTGATCATTTTGTCTTAAGCTTGGGTCATCGTAAATCATTATCAGAAGCTTAGgcatatgtatttttattatttgttttgaaaactTGATGGGCTGGTGATTCAGTGTCCATTTTGATTAATCATAAACGTATAATTGCCTTTGACAAATGTGCTATATTTTCCTTATCCTATTATAAACTACCTTCAGATTCAGTTCACTAGCAATTAACTTACAATTTAGCCATGAAGAAGATTTAAACCAGAAACTGCAGTTTCTGCAGAAACCCTTTTGAAAAAAAGTGGGTCAAGCCAACGGCGCTGAAAACCGGCTTTAATTATACAGACCCCAAGGCCTTTAAACGCTCTTCCTCTCAACTGCCTGCCCATCCTCTTCCCTCTCCCCAGGGGCTACAACAAGTATGCCGAGGACACAACCTCCCGGGACAGCGATTCGCTCATCCAGGAGTACGGCAACCTGCCCACGGAGGAGACCAACACATACTGCTGGCGGCATCCCAAAGTGCGCGAGAACTGGCGCACCGTGCTGGCCGCCTTCACACTGCTGGTCGTGGGCACGGGCCTCTTTGTGATGGGCACCTTCGCCATCGCCGATCCGCAGAACACGTCGCAGGGAGTCGTGTTCTTCGTGGCCGGACTGATCTGCTTCATACCCGGGGCCTACCACGTCGTGTACATCTGGCTGGCAGCCAAGGGGTATCGAGGGTTCGACTTCTACCACCTGCCGCTGTTCACATAAGCAGCTGGACACCTGGGCAGTTCAACTGGTTGGTCCAAGGACAGGAGAGGGCTGGATAGCGATGGGCGATCGGAGACCCCAACCCCatctataaatataaatctgTGTGTTTGTTTATACGTGTATAAACAacttattttctattttctaatcgtAATTAACCCGAAACTCGGTTTGTGTAACGTCCTTTTTGTGTTTAGCGGCAAAAATTTCGTTTAGACAAAGAGCCCCGCCCCTCTTAAAACCCGAATTGAAATCTAgcaatatatatagattatatattttacaatattttctaTTATGTACTCGGTAAAGTGTTTTGTATAGCCCGATCCAAACCCCAAATAAGTGCAAAACATACATACGTACActcgaaatttatttaaacaaaagagaaaaaacaaaCGAAAGACTTTGTATATGATGCTAACATGTTGAGGAAGCGCTAGAGTTATAATGTATACTATatataattgtaattgtaatttattgaaatttaattgcaccAAAAACGCTGGCAGGCGTACGAAAATGTTTTACGATTTTCAAAACCAACACtcaacagaaaacaaaaagattaACCACACACCCACGAATCTATGTATATGATTAGTGAGCGTCTGTCCAGGGATGCGCCTTAAAGAACTAGATCTAGACTTTAGTCAACGTCGAATTACGATTACGTTTAAACTCGAAACCTAATCGAACCATGATAATACCAAGCTACTAGTGATGTAAGACGATGCGCCGATACTGCAATACGTTCTTTTAGCTATACAGTGATGACGCGTCTCTTTTCCGCTGACCTTTGCCCCCGTCCTCTAATGAAATTACTTCTCACAGTCATCAACACTTCCGAAAACCAATCACACACCTCATCTGCCGTTTAGTTGTTAATGTcgtataatttcttttttaagaaatgcTGAATATGGTTGTattaaaacgaaaataattattacacGAAAAACCccataaaaaacgaaaaaaaaaacaataaattacttaaaaCACATAAATACGATTTATGGCTAATACAGGACTtcttttttccaaaatttacACAAAACCTTATTTGTAGATTTAACTTTGTGACTTTTGTATGTATTTTCCCATTGAATGTTGGTTTTTATTCGAATTAAACATATTATTTAGAACACCtgagtttgttttttattaggGGCGACTTTTTCCTTATCTATGATATGATTGTGATAAAATACCCCCtatatttttatcaatttgacGTGATTTATCGCTTCTGCTTTTGATTTCATTACTTTTTTAGCACTCTCTTCTGGGAATTGATTTCGTTTCTTTACGCAGCTAAAAATGAGCGATAAATTGTATCTTTCTTTTGCGGCATGCCCATTGAACTGCATCAGAATCATTATCAGGTTCACCCCCAACAAGGCCACAGTGCGTTTCAGGGCTGTAAGATAACAAGGCTAGGGGTATGATTATTTCAAGAGGAAGCTATGACTTTTGTGAGATTACACTACTTTTTATAGAGTCTTAGTTAGTCGTATTAACCTTCTGATGCCCCACTTAAAGATCTATTTGTTCATGAGCCCAATGGCATTTCCGTCTCTAGCTGACCCTGCTCTATTAGTTTTCTGATAGCCCGCAATTATGGGTCACTTGGCCTTTGTCCTGCAGTCATGAAACGCACTGTCGCCCAGCTCCAGTTCCGCATCCTAACCAATCCCAAACTCCTCTTGCTTTAGGGGCAATGCAAATGAGTTGAGATGACGAGAATGTTGGAAACAATCACTTCGGCAATGGATAGGATAGGTACTTGAGATACTTGCTCAATATACGAAGTTAACGACGGCTCTATAGGTTAATTATATTGGTGTTGTGCGCCTCTCCGAATCGATTATTTTTGTAGCCTCTGACTTATTTGACTTGTATTCGAATGATTGCTGCCTCGACTCCGTTCGATTCGTTACGACTCGATTTTGATCCGAACCGATTTGTTTCGCCTCGGTTCGACCGTTGATGATTAAGCTTTAAATGTGCTTAGCGAAGTAAGTGTGGAAACGGAATAAAGTGCATGGAAATTAAACGCCAAACAGTGTTTGTTGATTCGCCCCCTCCCCAAGGGTTCCAAAGGTCCCAGCCCCTGGCAGAGGTGGGTGGAATAATATCTTGGGGGCTTGTACCTGAACCATTTCCCCATCTACTCGAGGTACATCACACCCTAAGCCTTATCTGTTCCATTACCATTTATCAATCTAACATAAGTTCTTTTATATGTTTGCATGGGTAGGTAAAAACTATATagggaatatatttttttaaataatcacCATATACATAGTCATAGACCTCCTGAACTATATACATGATGTACCTTTGTACATAGATTGATACTACGTACCTAAACCTTATCTTTTCCATTACCATTTATCAATCTAacataatttcttttatattttcgcATAGATAGTACTTTACTTACAGTAAGAACTCTATAGGGAATATTTTTTCAAGATATACAGTCATATTATAGATAAATTATGATAGAATTTGGATCTTCTTAAATGTACCCCTTGAATTATGGTGGACTTTCCGCAGAAATTGAATCTACGTgctgattttaattttaaaataataattactaGAATAAATAAGGTACACTTCAGCTCGAACCCTTCATGGGTAACCCAAGACTGGTACCTTTCCCAGCCAGATAGACAATTTGTCACCGGACATCGATCAAACAAGGGACATCCCAGTGGCCTGGCAACGGGCGCCATTGAAACCAGGATGGCAGGCCATAACCGCAGGGGAGCGGAGTGGAGCCGCTAATGTCTGGAGTGCACATCCAAGTTCATTAGTCTTGGATGGGTGCGGAAAAGCTGCTCGACACGAAATGGAAAGTTTTGGCGAAGTTTCCCGCTGGTGAATCGCCGTCGTCGTAAATCGCAGTGCGAAAAGCAGAAGGAGGGTCTTCTAAAAATATCCCGGCACTCGAAGGCAATCGATGTGCCCGCAGCTGGCAGAGATGGGCGAACGCGAGCCGGAGTCGGACGAGGACTGCGAGGTGTATTGTAAGTTGATACCTGTAAGTGGCCAGCAGCATGTCACTACTTATGGATTACTCCGCAGTCCTGAAGCCGGTCAACGAGTACAACATTGTGGACAGGATCAAGGAGGCCAACAAGGAGCTCTTCGCGCCGGATGACGAGGCCTCGAACGGCAACGGCAAGGTGACCAAGGTGAAGTTCGCCCTCAATCTGGAGGATTACGAGCCCACAGAGCAGCAGAAGGACCCGAGTCCCAGTCCGCCGGAtgagctgctgcagcagttgACGCAGCTCAAGCTGAAGCCCATTGCAGAGGaggagccagcagcagcggctcCAGAAGTGTCCAAAACGATAGAGGAACCACCTCCGGCGGAGGAACCAGAAGCAGAGGAGGTTGAGGAGGAGATATGCGAGGAAATTCCCGACATCAGCGAGGCTCCACCACAACAGCCTGCTGTCCAAGAAACCATTCGCATAGAGGATGAGGAAGAAGACGACTTCTCCGGCGTGGATGAGGCTGACCTGGATGACGACTCTCCCGCAAAGGATTCCTCCACGCCCGCCTTCCAACTGAGACAGAGCACCTTCGACCAGGATGACTCCGATCAGAAGAGCCTGACCAATCTGCTAACCGAGTCCGAttgcgaggaggaggagcgcaCCCTGAACGAGGCTCGTATGAAGTTAAGGGACGCCTACAAGAATCTGTACAAAACGTTAGATTCCAAGCAGCAGGCCACCATCGACATGTTGACGGGAGCAGAGAGTGAAGTACCACTGCCGGCTCCTGCGGCTGCTGCAGCCGAAACCGCCgccgacgaggaggacgaccTGTCCATCATCGTAGCCAGCTATATTCCGGATGACTTCGAGCTTAACGAGCAGAGCATTTACTACAAGAGGGATGGGCCCGATGAGGTCAAGGGCTCCTGCTCCACGTGTCCCAAGGCCACGTCCAAGAACTTCTTCGCCTCGCGCAGCTTTAGCTTTCGACGACGGGCCAAACCCACGCCCACGCCATCCTCTGCTGCCTCTACGACATCGCCATCCGTCCGGATGAACTACAAGATCTGCTGCGAGCACCGCCACTCGCTTCAGGGCAAGTTACCCCGCTACACGGGCTACATGTCCGAGTACGGACTGACGGCCCAGCAGCTCCAGCGGCGGGATCAGCAGCTGCGGCGGAAGCAGCGCTTCTCCATGGAGCAGACCATCAACCGCAATGAGCAGGAGCTGAAGAAGATGCAGGACAACGAGCGTGCCTTCACCACCTGGCTGAAGAACAAGATGCGCTACCCGATTAACAAGACGCGCAACATGTTCGATGCCCACAAGAGGCGGGGCAGTGTGGCCGCCGCCGGAAGTCCCCGCCAGCAGCATGCTCAGGCTCGTCCGCATCTCcaccaggagcaggagcagcgcgG
This window of the Drosophila biarmipes strain raj3 chromosome 3L, RU_DBia_V1.1, whole genome shotgun sequence genome carries:
- the LOC108035552 gene encoding protein HBS1; its protein translation is MSRHRIVRTMDYNDEYDGYDDIYGHSVEDDHLSISPTDAQQWLYDRARGQQSISAFISKNKDIQEEEDDEDEDAAFEKARRDSESFQMPQLDEIEQAKLSSCVDEVRSVVGDAVSERRIVETSMKFDYDMQKILDEILNEETAKKSSAKPAANRIKVPAAPAPAPAPVLPKSASKTAPTPPPKISLKEPRRGFEIPSPKVPSSPSVSGRNTPVDIGGDDISRNSASLFKVSKEQALRNARQLYEKERADQKSHIHMIVIGHVDAGKSTLMGHLLYDTGNVSQRVMHKHEQESKKLGKQSFMYAWVLDETGEERARGITMDVGQSRIETKTKIVTLLDAPGHKDFIPNMISGATQADVALLVVDATRGEFESGFELGGQTREHAILVRSLGVNQLGVIINKLDTVGWSQERFTEIVTKLKSFLKQAGFKESDVSFTPCSGLTGENLTKKAQESALTSWYSGPHLLDVIENFKIPERAIDRPLRMSVSDIYKGTGSGFCISGRVETGVLCLNDKVLVGASREQAQVKSLAMNDFPQTSVFAGDQVSVTLPALDINNVTVGCIICDPQTPIPVTTRFQARVIVFNVKVPITMGFPVLLHHQSLIEPAVVSKLTASIHKSTGEVVKKKPRCLGNNSCALVELETSRPICIERYADFKELGRVMLRVAGVTIAAGMVTKIR
- the LOC108035431 gene encoding transmembrane protein 134; translation: MYNNGARGFSIHDAFEEETDEAIRVYGSTVISTPMRGGKQGRSTEDVSIRIQDPKGYNKYAEDTTSRDSDSLIQEYGNLPTEETNTYCWRHPKVRENWRTVLAAFTLLVVGTGLFVMGTFAIADPQNTSQGVVFFVAGLICFIPGAYHVVYIWLAAKGYRGFDFYHLPLFT
- the LOC108035378 gene encoding uncharacterized protein LOC108035378 → MCPQLAEMGEREPESDEDCEVYFLKPVNEYNIVDRIKEANKELFAPDDEASNGNGKVTKVKFALNLEDYEPTEQQKDPSPSPPDELLQQLTQLKLKPIAEEEPAAAAPEVSKTIEEPPPAEEPEAEEVEEEICEEIPDISEAPPQQPAVQETIRIEDEEEDDFSGVDEADLDDDSPAKDSSTPAFQLRQSTFDQDDSDQKSLTNLLTESDCEEEERTLNEARMKLRDAYKNLYKTLDSKQQATIDMLTGAESEVPLPAPAAAAAETAADEEDDLSIIVASYIPDDFELNEQSIYYKRDGPDEVKGSCSTCPKATSKNFFASRSFSFRRRAKPTPTPSSAASTTSPSVRMNYKICCEHRHSLQGKLPRYTGYMSEYGLTAQQLQRRDQQLRRKQRFSMEQTINRNEQELKKMQDNERAFTTWLKNKMRYPINKTRNMFDAHKRRGSVAAAGSPRQQHAQARPHLHQEQEQRGGRRRRRRDSGEEEVHAYRHLLGSWNK